The Maylandia zebra isolate NMK-2024a linkage group LG7, Mzebra_GT3a, whole genome shotgun sequence genome contains a region encoding:
- the LOC101485134 gene encoding Golgi apparatus protein 1 isoform X2, giving the protein MADCIRVPLLLLLMCIFLFVHPIQAQNKAISKLIAGVDKMQNPVGGPGPAVGNPGVDERNQGAGASLSRRRSTGWKLAEEAVCRDDLTRLCPKHSWNNNLAVLECLQDRKEDSEIATDCNHLLWNYKLNLTTDPKFESVAVEVCKTTISEIKECAAEELGKGYLVSCLVDHRGNITDYQCNQYITKMTTIVFSDYRLICGFMGKCRDDINTLKCGSISTGEKDVHSQGEVIACLEKGLVREVEDQAGAHVIREECKKAIMRVAELSSDDFHLDRYLYFSCRDDRERFCENTLAGEGRVYKCLFNHKFEDSMSERCREALTTRQKLIAQDYKVSYSLAKACKSDLRKYHCNVDTSMPRAREARLSYLLLCLESAVHRGRVVSGECQGEMMDYRRMLMEDFSLSPEIVLHCRSEIESHCSGLHRKGRTLHCLMRVGRGDMGAIDPSCQKALQTLIQEADPGADYRIDRALNEACESVIQTACKHIRSGDPMILSCLMEHLYTEKMVEDCEHRLLELQYFIARDWKLDPILYKKCQPDASRLCHTHGWNETSELMPPGAIFSCLYRHAYRSLEQGRRLSRDCKVEVQRILHQRALDVKLDPELQRRCMTDLGKWCSEKTDAGQELECLQDHLDDLVADCKEVVGNLTELESEDIQIEALLMRACDPIIQAHCHEVADNQIDSGDLMDCLVQNKHQKEMNEKCAVGVTHFQLIQVKDFRFSYKFKTACKEDVLKLCPNIKKKVDVVICLSTTVRNDTLQDAKEQRVSVKCRKQLRVEEVEMSEDIRLEPELYDSCKTDINRLCQNVAFGNAQVIECLKENKRKLSSQCHQKVFKLQEVEMVDSELDYQLMRVCKNMIRRFCTESEGKNVLQCLKQNKNSEMMDPKCKQMITKRQITQNTDYRLNPVLRKACKADIPKFCDSILKKAKDETELEGQVISCLKLKYADQRLSPDCEDQIRVILQESALDYRLDPQLQIQCAEEISSLCTEEAAAQEQTGQVEECLKINLLKLKKEGCKKEVLNMLKESKADIYVDPVLHTACALDIKHHCAAIPPGKGRQMSCLMEALQDKRIRLQPECKKRLQDRIDMWSYAAKVAPAEGLGDLAMQVMTSPSKNYILTVICAGVALLFMMGLFCGRFTKRVTQELKDRFYRQGTAKWAVPASPRPSHR; this is encoded by the exons gaCTCTGAAATCGCTACAGATTGCAACCAT CTGCTGTGGAACTATAAGCTGAACCTGACCACAGACCCAAAGTTTGAGTCTGTAGCGGTGGAGGTCTGCAAGACGACCATCTCTGAG ATTAAAGAATGTGCCGCGGAGGAGCTGGGGAAAGGTTACCTGGTTTCCTGCCTTGTAGATCACCGTGGCAACATCACCGACTACCAGTGCAACCAGTACATCACCAAGATGACCACCATTGTTTTCAGTGATTACCGGCTGATCTGCGGCTTCATGGGCAAGTGTCGCGATGACATCAACACGCTGAAATGTGGCAGCATCAGCACCGGAGAGAAG GACGTCCACTCTCAGGGCGAGGTGATCGCCTGTTTGGAAAAAGGTTTGGTTCGTGAAGTCGAGGACCAGGCGGGGGCGCACGTCATCAGGGAGGAATGTAAAAAGGCCATCATGAGAGTCGCCGAGCTCTCCTCCGACGACTTCCACCTGGACCGCTACCTCTACTTCTCCTGCAGAGACGACAGAGAACGCTTCTGTGAAAAC actcTGGCTGGGGAAGGAAGAGTTTACAAATGCCTCTTCAATCACAAGTTTGAGGATTCCATGTCTGAGAGG TGCCGCGAGGCGCTGACCACCAGACAGAAACTGATTGCTCAGGACTACAAGGTCAGCTACTCGCTGGCCAAAGCCTGCAAGTCGGACCTGAGGAAGTACCACTGCAACGTGGACACCAGCATGCCCCGAGCGAGGGAAGCTCGCCTGTCCTACCTTCTGCTGTGTCTGGAGTCAGCCGTCCATCGAG gtCGTGTGGTCAGCGGCGAGTGTCAGGGTGAGATGATGGATTACAGGCGGATGCTGATGGAGGATTTCTCTCTGAGTCCTGAGATCGTGCTGCACTGTCGCAGTGAGATTGAGAGTCACTGCTCCGGTCTGCACCGCAAAGGACGAACGCTGCACTGCCTAATGAGGGTCGGCCGAGGAGACATGGGCGCCATCGATCCCAGCTGTCAGAAGGCG CTGCAAACGTTGATCCAGGAAGCCGACCCCGGGGCCGACTACCGCATCGATCGGGCGCTTAACGAGGCCTGTGAGTCCGTCATCCAGACCGCATGCAAACACATCCGCAGCGGCGACCCCAT GATCCTGTCGTGTCTCATGGAACATCTGTACACTGAGAAGATGGTGGAGGACTGCGAGCACAGACTGCTGGAGCTGCAGTACTTCATCGCCAGAGACTGGAA GTTGGATCCGATCCTGTACAAGAAATGTCAGCCCGATGCATCCCGACTCTGCCACACTCACGGCTGGAATGAGACCAGCGAGTTGATGCCACCTGGTGCCATTTTCTCATGCCTGTACCGCCACGCCTACCGCTCTCTGGAGCAGGGACGAAGG CTCTCCCGGGACTGCAAGGTGGAGGTGCAGAGGATTCTCCACCAGAGGGCGCTGGATGTGAAGCTGGACCCTGAGCTGCAGAGGCGCTGCATGACTGACCTGGGAAAGTGGTGCAGCGAGAAAACGGACGCCGGGCAGGAGCTGGAGTGCCTGCAGGACCACCTGGACGACCTGGTTGCTGACTGCAAGGAGGTGGTGGGAAACCTGACCGAGCTGGAGTCAGAG GATATTCAGATTGAGGCGCTGCTGATGAGAGCTTGTGATCCCATCATTCAGGCCCACTGCCAT gaggtggctgataacCAGATCGACTCTGGTGATCTGATGGATTGTTTGGTTCAGAACAAACACCAGAAGGAGATGAATGAGAAGTGTGCCGTGGGAGTGACACACTTCCAGCTG ATTCAGGTTAAAGATTTCCGTTTTTCCTACAAGTTCAAGACAGCCTGCAAGGAAGACGTCCTCAAACTGTGTCCCAACATCAAGAAGAA GGTGGATGTCGTGATCTGCCTCAGCACCACGGTGAGAAACGACACCCTGCAGGACGCCAAGGAGCAGCGAGTGTCTGTCAAGTGTCGTAAACAGCTGcgggtggaggaggtggagatg TCAGAGGACATCCGTCTGGAACCGGAGCTGTACGACTCCTGCAAGACCGACATCAACAGGCTGTGTCAGAACGTGGCCTTTGGGAATGCacag GTTATCGAGTGTCTGAAGGAGAACAAGCGTAAGCTGAGTTCGCAATGCCACCAGAAGGTCTTCAAGCTGCAGGAGGTGGAGATGGTTGATTCTGAACTTGACTATCAGCTGATGAGAGTCTGCAAGAACATGATCAGA CGCTTCTGTACAGAGTCAGAGGGGAAGAACGTTCTTCAGTGTTTGAAGCAGAACAAGAACAGCGAGATGATGGATCCCAAATGCAAGCAGATGATAACCAAGCGACAGATCACCCAGAACACag ACTACAGGCTGAACCCGGTGCTGAGGAAGGCCTGCAAAGCCGACATCCCGAAGTTCTGTGACTCCATCCTAAAAAAGGCCAAGGATGAAACCGAGCTGGAGGGTCAGGTCATCTCCTGCCTCAAACTTAAATACGCTGACCAG cGTTTGTCTCCTGACTGCGAGGATCAGATCCGGGTCATCCTGCAGGAGTCGGCGTTGGACTACAGACTGGACCCTCAGCTGCAGATCCAGTGTGCAGAAGAG aTCTCCAGTCTGTGTacagaggaggcagcagctcagGAGCAGACAGGACAGGTGGAGGAATGTCTGAAAATCAACCTGCTGAAGCTCAAGAAGGAAGGATGTAAGAAG GAGGTGTTGAACATGCTGAAGGAGAGTAAGGCGGACATCTATGTCGACCCCGTCCTTCACACGGCCTGCGCTCTGGACATCAAACACCACTGTGCTGCCATCCCACCCGGCAAAGGACGCC AAATGTCGTGCCTGATGGAAGCGCTGCAGGACAAACGTATCCGTCTGCAGCCCGAGTGCAAGAAGAGACTTCAGGATCGCATCGATATGTGGAGCTACGCTGCCAAG GTGGCGCCTGCTGAGGGACTTGGGGACTTGGCCATGCAGGTGATGACATCACCGTCCAAGAACTACATCCTGACTGTGATCTGTGCCGGTGTGGCGCTGCTCTTCATGATGGGGCTGTTCTGCGGCAGGTTCACCAAGCGAGTCACTCAGGAGCTCAAGGACAG ATTTTATCGCCAAGGGACTGCCAAGTGGGCGGTGCCAGCCAGCCCTCGACCGAGCCACAGATAA